A region of the Bacillus sp. NP247 genome:
TTCACTAATCAGAACAGACAATTTTTTATCAACAATGGGAATAATTTCTTTTTTTATATCCATCGCTAAATTATTCCAATTTTTATTATACATTTCTTTATAATTCTTTGATAAATGTGAAGTAACATCTCCTATTCTATCTAAACAAAGGTTCTCCCACTTTAATTGATTAATACTTTTACTAGCCAATTTTAAAGTTGGTACTATCTCAAAATCAATTTCTAATTTCCTAGTGTGTGATAAAAAATCAATTCTACATAAAGACTTCACGACTTCATTTTCTAATCTCACTTTACTTCCTCCATCAAGGTTTTGGTTTTGGTTTAGGTAAATTAATTCTCCCCGGTATTCTAGGTACGAAATCATCAGCCAAAAGACCAGCATTTATTTGTTGCTTGATCGCTTCTGAAACTGCTTTGTTTGCTTGTGTTTCTGATAACCCTGCATTAATTAAAGAATCTCTCAATGTATTGTTATAGTCTGTTAAATTAGGTTTAAGCCCTGCTAGATCTCCATTTTTCCTGTAAACATTCCAAAAATCTTCTAAACTTTTATGAGCATTGTAATGGGGGCTATCTATATCTTTAAATATATTTCCTTCCAATTTTACAGAAAGTCCGTCATTTCTTGGAATATAGTCTCTAAAAGCAGCATCTTGATTCAAATGATGTGCTTGACCTGAAATTTCTTTATTTTTCCTCAGATTTTTGTATGAATCAACTAAGATATCATCGAATTCATTAGCCCCACTGGCTCCCTTACCAACATCACCCGTACCCTATGTTGTAATCTTAAACCCTCACAATAAAAAAACAAACCATGTCCTTATTAAACTACTTCTTTTTCTTCTACTACCGGCAATTCATAAACTGTTTTATATTTCATCATGCCATATACAATGTTTACAAGCCTTCTCATAATACATACCAATGCTTGTCCTTTTGTTTTCCCCTCTTTAAGTTTCTTTTGATAATATGCATGAAACACTGGGTTTCTAGGTAACTTACTTCCTTTCGCTACTTGCACTTGTTGTACAGCTAAATTATAAAATAAAGCGTGTAACGCCCTGTTTCCTTGTTTGCTTTTATGTACCTTACCTTTCCCACCAGAACCAAAGTAAACAGGTGCAATCCCCGCAAATCGTGCTAATTTATTGGCATTTAGAAATCGTCTTATATCCCCAATTTCTGCAATTAATGCTGATGCCGTCACAAGTTCTATTCCCGGCATCGTCTCTAATTGATAATCTAGTAGATTTACTAGCTGTTTTAATTCTCTTTCGATGTATTTCATTTCTTTCTTTTTAAACTCAATCTCCCGTACAATACTTCTTACTAAAAAGTTTCGCATTTCTTGATACTCTTTCATTGTTTGTCCATCTTCTTTCACAAGCCTTAATATTTCACTTGCTTTCTTTACTGAACATGTATTGTTACTAACATCTAATAAAAAAGCTGTTAATCGCTTTATATTCGTCCCCTCTAAACAAGAGGGTGACGGATATTGCTCCCAAAATGCTAATGCTGTTTTTCCATCTAACTCTGAGAAAAACTTTTTATAACTTGGATAATGGTGGTTTAATTGAATATGTAATTGGTTCTTTAATGCACTTTGTGCTTTTACTAATGCATTCCGTCTTGAAACCAGTTGTTGTATTGACCATAATAAATCGTTTGGCTTTGCATCTGGTAATTGATTAAATTTGTTTATCAATATGCGTGCTACACATTCCGCATCCCAACTATCATTTTTTTGTATCATCACTTGACTTTTTCGTTCTAAAAATGATAAAGCTGGATTTACTTCTTTTACTACCTGTTCGTGATCTACTAAATATTTCGCTAATGCTCTTCCATAGCCGCCAACATCTTCCAAACCAAATACAACTGATATACCATCACTCACATATGTCTCTACTTCTAATAAAAACTTCGAAAATGCAGATGGTTTATTATCAAATTGTATTTCTCCTAGTTTCTCTTGCCAACAATTAATTATAACAGCCGTATGATGCTCCTTATGTAAATCTACTCCTACATACAAATAGTTCTGCCTATTATGCATAACTCATCCCTCTATTCAATGATTTAGTCATATATAAAAATGTCGGCAACCTTAGTTCGAGCGTTCATCTTTCGATGCGCATAGGTACGCAAGCCTATCCATTTTTCATAACTCTAGTAGTATGTATAGTAAAATGAGCTAATTTTTTAAGTGAATTTATAAAATAATTGCTGCATGTTGTCCTTTTGTTTGTATTTTCCCGTATTTATACATGCCACGATAAAAATTCTCTCTATCTAACATGCGTTTCACTTGTACTTTCGTAAATTGTTTACCTTTCGCTGTGCAGTAGCCTTCCACATTCAATTGTTCTGCCAATTGCGTAAGTGACCAATGTTTAAAAAAGTGTCGTAATTCAAATAGTCTACGTACAACTACTGCTTTCTCACCATCTACTTCTAACACCTTTTGTCCTTTTGTTGCCTTGTAGCCAAACAATACACCACCACCTGCATATCCACCTTGTTCAGCCTTCTTCTTTCTACCTCTACTTAGCTTCAATGCAATTTCAAGTCGTTGGTATTGGTCTAATAGCTCTAACATGCCATTCACCAAAAAGTCATTTGGCTCATGTGTGTAAATACTATAGCTTGATTGTTCAATTGCCTTCACATCTACTTCGTGTTTCTTTAGTTCTCGTTGTATCAATACTTTCGCCATATCAGAACGCCACAATCGTGATGTATTCAACACAACAACATAGCTTACTTGTTTATACACCATATCCGACAATAGCTCTTGTAGTCCATCCCGTTCAACTGTTAATCCCTCTTCATCAACAGTCGCTCCGCTTAATCCTCTATCTTCATACACATGAAGTAATTCTAAATTATTTTCGTTACAGTAACGTTCAATCTCTTCTACTTGATACGCTAAACTATACCCATCACGTACTTGTCCTTCCGTTGAAACTCGTACGTAACCAACTACTTTCTCTCCCATCATAAATCCCCTCCCGTTACAGTGATTTGAGTCCCTGTAACGTTTATCCGTTTTTTTGCGGATAACGTGTTCGTAACGTAAATCCGTTAAAACGTACTTTACGATGACTTCAAAACATAATACAACCCTTTATTTTTACAATAGTTTTTTCTCTAGTAGTGTCGTACACTGTACAAAGCCACTACAGTTTATAAAATTTAACACTTAATACATTTATAAAATTATACGTTTACCAACTTATTTCTACGCTAAAATGCAAAAAAGCACTTGTTGCCATAATTGACAATCAAGCGCTTTAAGTTCATCTGTTTTTAAGTAGCTTTAATTTATAAGTTTTATAATAATAGTATGACACCTTATATATATCGTGACAAATATTAATTTAAAACTAACGAACTTGTACGAGTTCGTTAATTTTATGTCTCTTCCATGCGTTTATATTCATCTTTCGTTAAAATGTCATCTCGCCTAAGCTCGTACCTCGTTTTCTTATTCTATCATTGTACGTAATACTCCATGATGGTACAACCATCATGGGTCTCTACTTTTAAACCACTTATTGTTTTTCTTTCCACTACAAATATACTTTATTTTTTATCTGGTGAATATACAATCATTCTCCCTTCTGGATATTCACCTTCCCATCCACAAGGCCATCCCCCAAGCTTATAAACCTCAAAGATTCTTTCATAAAAATTATCAACTTTTCCATTTACTAAACGATTTAGTGCACACATATGTAAATCTCCAATTATTTCTTCAAAAATATCAATATATTGTAATACAAAATCACCTGGATAGTTCTCGGATGATTGAATAATCTCCCTTATAGGACGCTCCATAGAGTTTAAATCATGCTCATATAATTGTCCTATTATTTCCCCACCTTCTGAGGATTTAATATCTTCCCAAACGTTTTCAACCTCATCCAAATCTTGAGACCATGCCAATTCTTGTGCTCTTTCATACTCATTAACCATAACAACATCACGATTTAGAAGGTTTTCATTATGAAAAAGTTGTAAATTTGTAATAAAATTAATAACCTCTTCGACTAATTGAGTGTTTTTTCCGTACTTCATTTATTTATCCACCTTTCCCAAAGTTCTTCAGTAGCGCCGCCACCTCTTTGCCAAATCTTTATTTCTTCATTTAATTTTGTCTTGTAAAACTTCTCAATACCAATTTCTAATACCTTTGATTTGTATAATGGCAAGCCACTTTCTGTACCTTTTTTTAATTTTTGTTGCAATTCAAATACTTGTTGTTCCAACTCCTTAATACTTTGATTGATATTTAATTTATCTAAATGATCTTTAACCACATTATTATATACACTATGAAATCCTCTATGCCTAGACAAAGCACTTGGATCTTTTGCTGGTATCGGTAAAAATATCCCGTTATCAGCATGATCCATATCCATTCCAATTTTCTTTAATACCGGATGATTTCTTAAGTTTTTAGGTATTATATGTTGCGCCTGATATCCTTTCCGTGATGCAGAACGTGGAAGCCCCATGGATTCCAATAAATTTTGCCCTAATTTTGTAGAACTACCTCCTGTAACCTTTCCAGGGGTACCTGGAATAAGTCTAGTAGCTTCACCCGTACCCTATGTTGTAATCTTAAACCCTCACAATAAAAAAACAAACCATGTAAACCTTATTAAACTACTTCTTTTTCTTCCACTACCGGCAATTCATAAGCTGTTTTATATTTCATCATGCCATATACAATGTTTACAAGTCTTCTCATAATACATACCAATGCTTGTCCTTTGGTTTTGCCCTCTTTAAGCTTCTTTTGATAGTATGCATGAAACACTGGGTTTCTAGGTAACTTACTTCCTTTCGCTACTTGCACTTGCTGTACAGCTAAATTATAAAATAAAGCGTGTAACGCCCTGTTTCCTTGTTTGCTTTTATGTGTCTTACCTTTCCCACCAGAACCAAAGTAAACAGGCGCAATCCCCGCAAATCGTGCTAATTTATTGGCATTTAGAAATCGTCTTATATCTCCTATCTCAGCTATTAATGCTGATGCCGTCACAAGTTCTATTCCCGGCATCGTCTCTAATTGATAATCTAGTAGATTTACTAGCTGTTTTAATTCTCTTTCGATGTATTTCATTTCCTTCTTTTTAAACTCAATCTCCCGTACAATACTTCTTACTAAAAAGTTTCGCATTTCTTGATACTCTTTCATTGTTTGTCCATCTTCTTTTACAAGTTTTAATATGTCGCTTGCTTTCTTTACTGAACATGTATTGTTGCTAACATCTAATAAAAAAGCTGTTAATTGCTTTATATTCGCCCTCTCTAAACAAGAGGGTGACGGATATTGCTGCCAAAACGCTAATGCTGTTTTCCCATCTAATTCTGAGAAAAACTTTTTATAACTTGGATAATGATGGTTTAATTGAATATGTAGTTGGTTCTTTAACGCACTTTGTGCTTTTACTAATGCATTCCTTCTTGATACTAGTTGTTGTATCGACCAAAATAAATCGTTTGGCTTTGCATCTGGCAATTGATTAAATTTGTTTACCAGTATGCGTGCTACACATTCCGCATCCCAACTATCATTTTTTTGTATCATCACTTGGCTTTTTCGTTCTAAAAATGATAAAGCCGGATTTACTTCTTTCACTATTTGTTCATGATCTACTAAATATTTCGCTAACGCTCTTCCATAACCACCAACATCCTCTAAACCAAATACAACAGTTATCCCATCACACACATATGTCTCTACTTCTAATAAAAACTTCGAAAATGCAGATGGTTTATTATCAAATTTTATTTCTCCTAATTTCTCTTGCCAACAATTAATAATAACAGCCGTATGATGCTCCTTATGTAAATCTACTCCTACATACAAATAGTTCTGCCTATTATGCATAACTCATCCCTCTATTCAATGATTTAGTCATATATAAAAATGTCGGCAACCTTAGTTCGAGCGTTCATCTTCCGATGCGCATAGGTACGCAAGCCTATCCATTTTCATAATTTCATAAGTACATATAGTAAAATGAGCGATTTTTTTAAGTAAGACTGTTATATAATTGCTGGATGTTTCCCATTTGTTTGTATTTGCCCGTATGTATATACCCCTCGATAAAAGTTCTCTCGGTCTAACATGCGTTTCACTTGTACTTTCGTAAACCGCTTCCCTTTCTGTGTACAATAGCCTTCCATATTCAGTCTTTCTGCCAATTGAGTAAGTGACCAATGCTTAAAAAAGTGTCGTAGCTCAAATAGTCTACGTACAACGATTGCTTTATTAGTATCCACTTCTAACACTTTTTGTCCTTTATTTGCCCTGTAACCAAACATCACACCGCCACCTGCATATCCACCTTGTTCTGCTTTCTTCTTTCTGCCTCGACTTAGTTTTAATGCAATTTCAAGACGTTGATATTGATCTAATAGTTCTAACATGCCATTTACTAAAAAGTCATTAGGGCCATGTGCATATATACTATAATTCGGTTGTTCAATTGCTTTCACATCAACCGCATGTTTCTTTAGCTCTCGTTGTATTAACACTTTTGCCATATCAGAGCGCCATAACCGAGATGTATTGAGTACTATCACGTGCTTCACTTGTTGATATGCCATATCTGACAATAGTTCTTGTAAGCTTTCACGTTCAACTGTTAATCCATCTTCATCTACTGTCGCTCCGCTAATTCCTTTATCTTCGTATATGTGAAGCAGTTGTAGTTTATTTTCAGTGCAGTACCGTTCGATTTCTTCAACTTGATACGTTAAGCTATAACCTTCACGCACTTGTCCTTCTGTTGAAACTCGTACATAACCAACAACTTTCCCTTCCATATCAAACTCCCTCCCGTTACAGCAATTACAATCCCTGTAACGTTTACCCGTTTTTTGCGGCTAACTTGTGCGTAATATGCATCCGTTACAACACACTGTACGATGACTTCAAAAAATAACACAACCCTTTATTTTTCCTCTACTATCGTCATACACTGTACATAGCCATTACAATCTATAAAACAACAATAAAAATTTAACACTTAATGCATTTATAAAATTATAGTACTCTTTTAAATTTCTACGCTAAAACACAAAAAAGCACTTGTTGCCTTTAATTGACAATCAAGTGCTTTAAGTTCATGTGTTTTTAAGTAGCATTAAATTTGTAAGTTTTATGGCGACAGTATGACACCTTTGATATGTCGTGACAACTACTACGTTAAAAATTACGAGTTTGTACGAGTTCGTTAGTTTTATGTCCATTCCATGTCTTTGTATTCGTCGCACAGTAAAATGTCATCTCGCCTAAGCTCGTATTTCGTTTTCTATTCTATCATTGCACATAGTACTCCATGATGGTACAACCATCATGGAGTGCGTACTTCAAAATGACCTTTTCTTTTTTTGTACACTTCAACTATACCTTAATTCAATCAGCCCATATATTCCGAATGACTAAAAAAACAATTTTATTGTCTCTATAAAAATAGGCTCCAAAGTTTAAAGTACAACGTCCTGATAACCTACCTCAGTTACTTCACCTTTCACAAGACAAAGGCCTAATCCATTTTCCATATCCCATGTACAGTCAAACGTAAGTCCGATATCAAGAAAGTCGATAAGGTCATTATCTGGAACAAAAATTCCAGCTAAGGTTATTTTTTCGAGAATTTGAGTAACTGTTTCTATTAAAGGATAATTTTCGTTAGATTCAACATCGTAACCAAGTTCATATCTTTTTTGTTTATAATAATCTAATATAGGCTCCAAAATACTTTGTTGTAATTGTTGCCATCTTTCTATTAAAAAATTATATGCCATATATTGTTCTTCCTCAAACTGACCATCATCTTCTCCCCTAACTATTAACGCCACCTTAACTTCGTTCCCAAAAAACTCAATGTTTTTATATCCAATCCAATCATAATTATTAAACTCAAGTTCGCCAAAAATTGCATCATTTATTTTCATTATATATATCTCCTTTATTGTTTACTAGCAAATCCATTTGGCATAAACGCTCCTGCATTGATTTCACCTACTCCACCAAGATGTCCAAATTTGCTGTTGATCTCTGTTGGTACAAGTTGCACTATCTTTACATCATTCAATTCATGCCAAGTTAACTTATTTGCACGTCGATATTTCTCTATTTGTTTCCATGTAATTCCACCAGATTCCATCCCAAACTTACGTGCTAATTCAGGAGAATTATTCAATTGCTCAGCCAATTTTTCATCAGCTTGAGTAAAATTAAGACGTCTTGCTGCTGATCCATATCCAGCAGTGCCACCTACCATGTAATTGATTTCTACCTGCGCCTTTGATACTGGCGAAAAATCAGGAACTCCATTTTTATATTGAATACCTTTAATCCCAGCTTCATCTAATATACGTTTCAATATAGGGTCTGGTGGTGGTTTAAGCGTACTTAAAGATTCTCCTCTGATTCCTTCAAATTCAACCTTCGAATTAACTGGTGAAGGTGTCTGATTATACCTTGCTTCATAAGAACTAGCAAAATCAGTTTGTCTAAAAGCAGGTGGAACTTCAGCCTCTCTATTACCCGTACCCTTAGCCACACTACCTTCCTTACTAACCCCTGAGCCACCACTACCCTTAGCAAGTTGATAAGCGTCATCCTTAGCTGCCGTACTTGCCTTTGAAAACTTTCCAGTTACTTCTCCAACAGTTGAATATTCTATATAAGGAAGCTTCACTCCCATTCCAGTATCTGCTACCCTAACTGCTACTGGAATGTTTGTGTTTTTCATAGCATCTAGTGCATTCTTCAAAGTCTTATTTTCCTTAAGCGATTGTACCACATTTTTACCCAAATTTGGATTAAAACCAGGCATTCCTTCTTTGAATTTTAATAATTTTGCTAAATCAGCTAATTCATTCGTGCCTTTGAATGCTTTTACTCCTTTTCCTACAGCTCCAACAACTGGGATTGCATCTAATCCGCCAAAAATGATGTTTCCTACCCGCTCTTCTTGGCTCAATTTCCTGTGTGTTCCCCAGTCTTCTCCGTCAATACCGCTTTTTATTTGTACAGCGCCGTATACAACTGCGGCAGCGGCCCCGAGTGGTGGGCAAAGGATTGTTGTGATGATGATTCCTGCGCCTATTCCTATGTCTCGCACCATTTCTAGTTTTTTCTGTTCATCTTCTATCGATTTGTATTCAAATCCTCGTGTGGATGGGACTACTTTCTTGTATTCTTCATAATTTAGTTTTGCATCTGGATTTTGTTTTTTTAGTTCTTTGTATTCCTCTCTCAGTACGTTATCAAATGCGGGTGAATCTTTAAAAATATCTTCTACTGTTATTTTATCTTTTTTTGTTTTTATTGTTTGTGGTACACTTCCGTACCCCGCGTGCGAGTCTGGTAATACTGTCGTTGTTGTGGAGCCAATTCGGTTATCTGTTTTGAAACTGAGAATAGATGTATCTCTCATTTTTTGAGCGAATTTATCCATTTCTATTAAAAAAGGTTTATCTATATGTTCAGAGACCAATCGCCCTGCTTCTCCGCAATATTTTTGTAATGTCGAATAGCTCTCGAGTAATTCCCCGATTTTTTGCGATTGATCTTTTGGGTTAAAATGTATACTACCATCCGTGTCTAAATCTCGTATTCTTCCATCAATTTTTTTTAATAATTCATTTGCGTCCCCTAATTTTATGAGTGCATCTTTTGTAATTCGATTCATACCATCTCCCATGTTTTGCCATGGTTCAGGTCTATATTTCACATCCATTTCGTTTTCATCCCCCAGCCGTATGGTGATTTCTACAACTTACTTAATATTTCACGTAATTGTTCGTCCTTTTCAAGCATTTCTACACATACGTTCCTTACAATTGTCGCCGACCTAGAATAGTGTTCAGCAAATTCAAGTGTTTTGTGTAATATATCAGGATATTTTTCAATTACTCTCATCGCTTCACCTTTTTGATAAAAATCACAGCTTAATAAACTCTCAATATTCGTTCCAATGACGTCTACATGGATTGTATATATGTTTTCTAACTTCATTACTATATCAAGTAGTTCTTGAAAATTAACTAATACTTCTTCTCCACCACTAGAACCGCCATCTCCCATTGATACTTGCATTATTCAATACCTCCTAACGAGAATTGTCTCGGATCAATTAATTTTTTATACGGCATTTTTAACACGTCATACAATTTCTTATTCACCGCATAGAGGCTCACCCAGTCATATCGATTACGTTCTACATCTATTTGAACGTAATCTTCTCCTTCAGTGAAATATAAGAAACATTCCCATTTTCCTCCTCTATTACTCCGAGGCCTTGTATACGTTTCCATCGCTATAACGTCTTTATTTGATAAATCTTTTTCCTCAAATATTTGTTGTTCTGTTTCTGTCATTCTCTTTGAGAAAAATGTATCTTCTATTTCCCTCGGTTCTCTCAACAAGAACGGGATGCGTGTTAATAAGGAAAAATATACGTCTGGCTTTGGTATGTAGTCGATCTCGTATTTTTTATTTAGCTCTACTTCTGTTAATACAGCCACTCGATCTTTATCATGTTTCAAAAAACCAATTAATACATTATTAATTCTCGTGTATTCATGACAATTTTCATATTCCTTTAATAGCTCAATCAATTGAAAAGCTGCAGGGGTAATTCCATTTTCACTTGTAAGTAAGCCTTTTTCTTCTAAACTCGTAGTTGCTTTCGTGACACATTCTTCATCAAGTAAAATAATTACGTCACGGTTTGGCAATCCAAATATATCCGTAACCCCCGCTGCACCTGCGAGAACGTATAATTCAGCAGGTGCAAAATTCATTTCTTTTCCCATTCTTTTATCCCTCATTTCTCCATCACAACTGTTTTATCGCCCTTACTTCCGATCTATCTCCGTACGTTTGAATACTTTTATCTAACTCTTTCAAAGCTTTCGTATGTCCTTCAAATGCCTCTACCATTTCTGAGTTATATTGAATGATTAAATCTAGATAACTTAAAAAGGCATCTCTCGTTTTTCCATTCCAGTTCGCACATGTAACGTATGCTTTTAAATTTTTCGCTTGATTTAAAGAATCCTTCATACCGTTCTCTATGTTTTGTGCGTAAGAAATGGCACTTGCAGTGTTACTTCCTATAATTTCAACCTCTTTACCACTCATGTTGATTCCCCCATTCTTTGTATGCTTAATGGATAAGTTTTTCAATTTCCTTTTTCTTTTCTTCAAAAGCCTTGGTCGCTGCAGCATATGCTGACGCTTTTTCTGCTTCTGCTTTCGCTTTATATTCCAAATACTTTGCATAAGCTGTACCTATCGCAGATCCAACATCGCTTAATTCACTTTTAAAGTAGGATAATACTGTATGTAAGTCTTCATCCTTTTCATGACGTTTTTGTTCAAATTCAACTGCCGGAATTTTATTAGCTTCTAAGCCATTACTTTTACTCTCATAATCTCTCTTCGCTGATTCAGCATCTTGAATGAATCGTTTTAACTCTCTTTCTTGATCTTTTAAATAATCATGTAATTTATCATACTGATCTCGTTTCCTCGCGCTTTCTGTAAAACCCGATGCATTTAAAAAAGCATTATACAATTCATCTAACATCTTTCTCCCCCTTTATTACAATAACTACGTAGTTAAATTCGTATATTTAAACATGAATATTCATTACATTGAGAATTTATAAATAATTATTTTTGCATATTGCTATTTTATCAAAGGGGTTTTAACATTTCCATATTTTATAAAAAGCTTTCGCATTTTTCTTCAATTAAATAGCAATGAATATTTATCATCTAAAAATTATAGTTTCATATAGATTATTGAAATTTTATCCACATTAAGGAAATGAATGACAAATAACCATCATTTACATGTTATAATTACGATGTGTACATTTAGCTGCATTAGATGTATATGTGTAATACGTATATTTAATAAAGTTAAATTAAACTGGGGAGGCTTTCGCAAATGGGCAAGAAAACAAGCAAAGCTAAAAAAATTTTGGGATTCGTGATCACCACAGCACTAGCAACTACAATGATGGTAGGCACAGCAAACGCACAAACAACTACGAATAACTATAAAGTAGCTGGCAATGCGAACACTGTATTTACAGATGTACCAAAGGACCACTGGTCAAAAGATGCTATTGATTACTTAGCGTCAGCAGGACTTTTTAACGGATATGGAAATGGAAAATTTGGTTTTGGGGATAATATTACTCGAGGCCAGGTAACTTCTTTAATCGCTCGTCATTTAGGTTTAACAGCAAACAATGAACAGAGCAATATGTTTAACGATATTAAAAATCATATGTTTGAAAAGGATATTAAAGCTATTGTACAGGCTGGAATTATGACGGGTGATGGAACAGGTGCTTTTCGTCCAGATGATGCATTAACTCGTTATGAAATGGCAGTAGTATTACAAAAAGCATTTCAATTACAATCAAAAGGACAAAGTAACTTTAAAGATGTACCTCAAGATCATTGGGCCTATGCATTTGTAAATACACTACGTAGTAACCGAATATCCTACGGTGATGAGGCAGGTAATTACAATGGCAACATGCTTGTGAAACGTGAGGAGTATGCACAATTTTTATATAATGCAATAGCAAAAAACAGAGATTATAATTTCAACATCAATACAAAAGAAGAAATGAAACAAATGTTAACAACAGCTTTACAAGATGGGACGTTTGGTCCATTTAAATTAAATGCATTGGGTAAAGATATATCTGAGGTAAAAAAAGAATTTGGAGTACCTGATGTTTGGAAGCAAGCACCATGTACAGAATGTGATGCACCTAATACAGCAGTATACGGAAATTATTATATTGATATGTACCCTTCGGACGCTAGATATATATGGGTGAAAATGGATATATCTATCAAGGAATTAAAAGAGTGGTTTGGTGAGCCAGATGAAATTGGAGCGGATATGACTAGTGAAGGCTTTATATATA
Encoded here:
- a CDS encoding DUF5081 family protein, encoding MGKEMNFAPAELYVLAGAAGVTDIFGLPNRDVIILLDEECVTKATTSLEEKGLLTSENGITPAAFQLIELLKEYENCHEYTRINNVLIGFLKHDKDRVAVLTEVELNKKYEIDYIPKPDVYFSLLTRIPFLLREPREIEDTFFSKRMTETEQQIFEEKDLSNKDVIAMETYTRPRSNRGGKWECFLYFTEGEDYVQIDVERNRYDWVSLYAVNKKLYDVLKMPYKKLIDPRQFSLGGIE
- a CDS encoding WXG100 family type VII secretion target — encoded protein: MSGKEVEIIGSNTASAISYAQNIENGMKDSLNQAKNLKAYVTCANWNGKTRDAFLSYLDLIIQYNSEMVEAFEGHTKALKELDKSIQTYGDRSEVRAIKQL
- a CDS encoding S-layer homology domain-containing protein; translation: MGKKTSKAKKILGFVITTALATTMMVGTANAQTTTNNYKVAGNANTVFTDVPKDHWSKDAIDYLASAGLFNGYGNGKFGFGDNITRGQVTSLIARHLGLTANNEQSNMFNDIKNHMFEKDIKAIVQAGIMTGDGTGAFRPDDALTRYEMAVVLQKAFQLQSKGQSNFKDVPQDHWAYAFVNTLRSNRISYGDEAGNYNGNMLVKREEYAQFLYNAIAKNRDYNFNINTKEEMKQMLTTALQDGTFGPFKLNALGKDISEVKKEFGVPDVWKQAPCTECDAPNTAVYGNYYIDMYPSDARYIWVKMDISIKELKEWFGEPDEIGADMTSEGFIYNRGSYSLYFSFSDGYIQRAEISKSEHH